Proteins encoded within one genomic window of Malassezia restricta chromosome VII, complete sequence:
- a CDS encoding transcription initiation protein SPT3, producing the protein MSDDARSETVYRYQQEIAQMMFVSTEIENPDPRVTRLIEDIVRNQVIEMIIQSRRMAQRRLSKYFTPEDLIFLIRYDKAKVNRLRTYLSWKDVRKNAKDTNDASAGGSAGPAQEGDGIEEGGEDTPLRVNKRKMRLPWELSSVFCDYPRASQDDADDDDDDVNETNEDSIRRLKAADETTRRMTREEYVFYSECRQASFTFRKAKRFREFIHANLYLDVKPSDDTIDILGFLAFEVVHELCTRAMRIKRDWEHKAEAMRTMRGRHTDDDAPACTLFSTSASAEPPLEAWHIREAFTELQAEHALLDTGRSTAGPAGGLRRTQVFVI; encoded by the exons ATGAGCGACGATGCCCGGTCGGAGACCGTGTACCGCTATCAGCAGGAGATTGCGCAGATG ATGTTTGTGTCGACGGAGATAGAGAACCCAGATCCACGGGTGACGCGGCTGATTGAGGATATCGTGCGCAATCAGGTGATTGAGATGATCATCCagtcgcggcgcatggcccagcgccgcctgtcgAAGTACTTTACGCCCGAGGACCTGATTTTCCTGATTCGGTACGACAAGGCCAAGGTCAATCGGCTGCGCACGTACCTGAGCTGGAAGGACGTGCGCAAGAATGCCAAGGACACGAACGATGCGAGCGCCGGTGGCAGTGCGGGCCCTGCGCAGGAAGgcgacggcatcgaggAGGGCGGCGAAGATACGCCTCTGCGCGTAAACAAGCGCAAGATGCGTCTGCCATGGGAGCTATCGTCCGTGTTCTGCGACTACccacgcgcgtcgcaggacgacgcggacgacgacgacgacgacgtcaACGAGACGAACGAGGACTCGATTCGGCGACTCAAGGCCGCGGATgagacgacgcggcgcatgacACGCGAGGAATACGTCTTCTACTCCGAGTGCCGGCAAGCCTCGTTCACATTCCGCAAGGCCAAGCGATTCCGCGAGTTTATTCACGCGAACCTGTACCTGGACGTCAAGCCCAGCGACGATACCATCGATATCCTCGGCTTCCTCGCCTTCGAAGTCGTGCATGAGCTATGTacgcgtgcgatgcgcatcAAGCGCGACTGGGAGCACAAGGCAGAGGCCatgcgcaccatgcgcgGACGGCACAcagacgacgatgcaccGGCGTGCACCCTGTTTTCCACGTCAGCCAGCGCCGAGCCACCCCTCGAGGCATGGCATATTCGCGAGGCGTTCACGGAGCTCCAGGCCGAGCACGCCTTGCTCGACACAGGACGAAGCACCGCCGGGCCTGCCGGCGGGCTTCGTCGCACGCAAGTCTTTGTCATTTAG
- a CDS encoding small subunit ribosomal protein S10 has protein sequence MTMNLMPRGVFARTFASSAMRATSPAEPKAYANHVPDIAPPPQTHGIHVATLQLKSHHAQTFDLDFFADFAMRAAHAFQIPTGGVAMLPIRTTLWTVPRGPFVHKKSQENFWRRIHRRSIKVYDASDETVERWLHFLRVHEMPGVASKVQLFRRYPLGVGRHMESAALVQDDTTPQDVRAMAEQILRAQKA, from the coding sequence ATGACGATGAACTTGATGCCGCGTGGCGTGTTCGCACGCACGTTTGCGTCGAGTGCGATGCGTGCCACATCGCCAGCTGAGCCCAAGGCATATGCGAACCATGTGCCGGACATAGCACCGCCGCCCCAGACGCATGGTATCCatgtcgcgacgctgcagctcaAGAGCCATCATGCACAGACGTTTGATCTCGACTTTTTCGCTGACTTTGCGATGCGCGCAGCCCACGCATTTCAGATTCCCACGGGCGGCGTGGCCATGCTCCCCATTCGCACCACTCTGTGGACCGTGCCGCGCGGTCCATTTGTGCATAAAAAGTCGCAAGAAAATTTCTGGCGGCGGATTCACCGTCGGAGCATCAAGGTGTACGATGCGAGTGACGAGACCGTGGAGCGCTGGCTCCATTTCCTACGAGTGCACGAGATGCCCGGTGTCGCATCCAAAGTCCAGCTCTTCCGTCGATACCCGCTGGGCGTGGGCCGACATATGGAGTCGGCGGCCTTGGTACAGGACGACACAACGCCGCAagacgtgcgtgcgatggcCGAGCAGATTTTGCGCGCGCAAAAGGCATAA
- a CDS encoding phospholipase A2 translates to MTLLHRIRSSPSYLFIKCYLICTLVTLFAARPLSSRLNANGPWTWYESTEGGHGLSSWGRMQALLASATRRESRASTSTSQAASATDRPSVTGAPPAAQATGLGFWWQERRFPFLFPPPQIPLSLAPPVRLPRIPLFERWRLRWHDMSHLRRLVAYDDQDTETFPELEWDARVRCSSELHDEEKAAIYQRRIHMSSHGANTLAQFLQLPNDEYVHPDDVPLIAIGGSGGGYRAMYGYTGFLKEAENTGLWQCTMWTSAVSGSCWTLAAYYTIAKCSTDVLVAHLLAMAHEEAHPMSLQAMDRIARSSHGIYYLLGPLLRKSRNKSMQCRIMDFYATLVLSYQFLPRPLSLFGTDYSYNGPSSDREPSLQEHSMWTKYEPSEGLSRKSFQWSKVWKRTHIDEGLQPIPIMTGVRRVWRPHSKAEVAVVEQAPGVERAPLVGSGYDWYEISPLELGCRNIGAWIPTWAYGRAFENGVSTHRAPEEMLASIVGQCTGAPAGPLTAYISTMLASIPQGTVMSTLLKWVNDFVMMKQWEKRWGNPIRAADEPNPFYGRGMDDVVVDMREADVTPPPKAVTKPPEAEPAPADAPSQEGAHFLPWDGRQTSEQINAFFARFPAVELRPRRGSDASASTSLYEHDPETFMAPIEDLEAQAPTEPPRPRQWRWEHTRRLRLMDSGLSNNLPNHVLARDERQADVIISFDASSDVKTGAAVERIHEFGRECGIHIQKRPPKEGEEPPAPSPTSEHDADTASMSPSDMERQWQSEADHIRRAYEPLYAQRFDGWRLRKDKSTDRAPDVHFVYCPLLPNAAQPGFDPTTAHYSTSYNLIWTADQVRALLRTAMANVEEGSRAVGVIREAVREAYESRKKTRLEREAQSASRRMARAEASKEAHGAQDPANASQHAMSAATDAQVQGAAPSLPIDGPGMLAPPVAG, encoded by the coding sequence AtgacgctgctgcatcgcatccGGTCGTCGCCGAGCTACCTGTTTATAAAGTGTTATTTGATATGTACGCTCGTGACGCTATTtgctgcgcggccgctgTCTTCGCGGCTGAATGCGAATGGCCCATGGACGTGGTATGAGTCGACCGAAggtggccatggcctgTCGTCGTGGGGGCGtatgcaggcgctgctggcgagtgcgacgcggcgcgaaAGCCGCGCATCTacgtcgacgtcgcaggcggcgtcCGCGACGGACCGCCCCTCGGTCACAGGCGCGCCACCGGCCGCCCAAGCGACGGGCCTGGGCTTTTGGTGGCAGGAGCGGCGCTTTCCGTTCCTGTTCCCGCCCCCGCAGATCCCGCTGAGTTTGGCGCCGCCGGTGCGTCTGCCAAGAATCCCACTGTTCGAGCGGTGGCGGCTGCGGTGGCACGACATGTCGCACTTGCGCCGCCTGGTCGCGTACGACGACCAGGACACAGAGACGTTCCCGGAGCTCGAGTGGGATGCGCGTGTGCGTTGCTCCAGTGAGCTGCACGATGAAGAGAAGGCCGCGATCtaccagcggcgcatccacatgTCGTCGCACGGCGCCAATACGCTCGCGCAGTTTCTCCAGCTCCCCAACGACGAGTACGTGCACCCCGACGATGTGCCGCTGATCGCGATTGGCGGCTCCGGTGGCGGCTACCGCGCCATGTACGGCTACACGGGCTTCCTGAAGGAGGCGGAAAACACGGGCCTGTGGCAGTGCACGATGTGGACGTCGGCGGTCAGTGGCTCCTGCTGGACGCTGGCGGCGTACTACACGATCGCCAAGTGCTCGACGGATGTGCTCGTGGCGCATCTGCTCGCGATGGCCCATGAGGAGGCGCATCCCATGAGTCtgcaggccatggaccGCATTGCACGCTCATCACACGGCATCTACTACCTGCTGGggccgctgctgcgcaagtCGCGGAACAAGTCGATGCAGTGCCGCATCATGGACTTTTATGCGACACTCGTCCTGTCGTACCAGTTTCTGCCGCGGCCGCTCTCCCTGTTCGGCACGGACTACTCCTACAACGGGCCGAGCTCGGACCGCGAGCCGAGTCTGCAGGAGCACAGCATGTGGACCAAGTACGAGCCGAGCGAAGGCCTCAGCCGCAAGTCGTTCCAGTGGTCCAAGGTGTggaagcgcacgcacatcgacgaAGGACTGCAGCCCATCCCCATCATGACgggcgtgcggcgcgtgtggcgcCCACACAGCAAGGCCGAAGTCGCCGTCGTGGAGCAGGCACCaggcgtcgagcgcgcgccacTCGTGGGCAGTGGCTACGACTGGTACGAAATCTCGCCCCTCGAGTTGGGATGCCGCAACATTGGTGCGTGGATCCCGACGTGGGCGTACGGCCGCGCATTTGAGAACGGCGTGTCGACGCACCGCGCCCCGGAGGAAATGCTGGCGTCGATCGTCGGGCAGTGCACGGGCGCTCCCGCCGGCCCGCTGACAGCGTACATTTCCACGATGCTGGCATCGATTCCGCAGGGCACGGtcatgtcgacgctgcTCAAGTGGGTCAACGACTTTGTCATGATGAAGCAGTGGGAGAAGCGGTGGGGCAACCCGAtccgcgccgccgatgaGCCCAATCCGTTTTATGGCCGTGGCATGGACGATGTCGTCGTGGACATGCGCGAGGCCGATGTGacaccgccgcccaaggCCGTCACAAAGCCGCCAGAGGCGGAGCCAGCCCCTGCCGACGCGCCGTCCCAGGAAGGCGCGCACTTTCTGCCATGGGACGGACGGCAGACGAGCGAGCAGATCAATGCCTTTTTTGCGCGGTTCCCGGccgtcgagctgcgcccgcgccgtggcagcgatgcatcgGCGTCCACATCGCTCTACGAGCACGACCCCGAGACGTTTATGGCACCGATCGAGGATCTggaggcacaggcgccCACGGAGCCGCCGCGACCCAGGCAGTGGCGCTGGGAGCACACGCGCCGTCTGCGGCTCATGGACAGTGGCCTGTCGAACAACTTGCCGAATCATGTGCTGGCCCGCGACGAGCGGCAGGCCGATGTGATCATCTCGTTTGATGCGTCGTCGGACGTCAAGACCGGCGCGGCGGTGGAGCGCATCCACGAGTTTGGGCGTGAGTGCGGCATCCATATCCAAAAGCGCCCTCCTAAAGAAGGTGAAGAGCCTCCTGCACCCTCGCCCACCTCAGAACACGACGCAGATACCgcgtccatgtcgccgTCCGACATGGAACGGCAATGGCAGAGCGAGGCGGATCACATCCGTCGGGCGTATGAGCCGCTGTACGCACAGCGCTTCGACGGATGGCGCCTGCGGAAAGACAAGTCGACGGATCGTGCGCCGGACGTGCACTTTGTCTACTGCCCCCTTTTGCCGAATGCCGCTCAGCCCGGCTTTGATCCGACGACCGCACACTACAGCACCTCGTACAATTTGATTTGGACAGCCGACCAGGTTCGCGCGCTCCTGCGCACAGCGATGGCCAATGTCGAGGAGGGTAGTCGTGCCGTCGGCGTGATTCgcgaggccgtgcgcgaggccTACGAGTCGCGCAAAAAGACccgtctcgagcgcgaagcaCAATCGGCCTCGagacgcatggcgcgagcTGAAGCCTCCAAAgaggcgcacggcgcgcaggaTCCTGCCAACGCGTCTCAGCATGCCATGTCGGCGGCGACGGATGCCCAAGTCCAGGGCGCTGCGCCCTCCCTGCCTATCGACGGCCCTGGAATGCTGGCGCCGCCGGTCGCTGGATAG
- a CDS encoding STE24 endopeptidase, translating into MGPLWTVGLQALQTRLDTPAIPWKALVNALLWGVYVFETYVSWRQYRMYSRTAPPPALAGHVSADDFRKSQRYGRDKMRFSMVSDAVMHVVSLVSVNYNASAHMWGWGGELLRWLRVAPSEQALSAAHMLVTTVCYLPLKLVLEAYRAFVIEARHGFNKQTWGTFGMDHVKQLLLSVVLGAPLVALLVSVIRWAGDAFVVYTVLLVLAVTLFGSVIFPTFIQPLFNTLTPVPEGRLRDRVTALATSLRFPLKHLYVIDGSKRSSHSNAYFYGVVPGGSKHIVLYDTLIEHSTPAEIEAVLAHELGHWSYSHPVKMMAVSYVQIAALLTLFTAFIHNASLYEAFGFHGPPLPVWIGLELFSLVLHPLDALLQFGMHAMTRQMEYAADAFAVRLPRPQGADDGKTYQELLQSSLIKLQVHNLSTMHHDALFSAYHHSHPTLPERLAAIERAAKTD; encoded by the coding sequence ATGGGGCCGCTTTGGACGGTGGggctgcaggcgctgcagacgcgcctcgataCGCCTGCGATCCCGTGGAAGGCGCTCGTGAATGCGCTTCTGTGGGGCGTGTATGTGTTTGAGACGTATGTGTCGTGGCGGCAGTACCGGATGTATAGTCggacggcgccgccaccggCGCTGGCGGGCCACGTCAGCGCGGACGATTTCCGCAAGAGCCAGCGGTATGGGCGAGACAAGATGCGCTTTTCGATGGTGTCTGATGCGGTGATGCATGTGGTGAGCCTCGTGAGTGTGAACTACAATGCGAGTGCGCACATGTGGGGCTGGGGCGGTGAGCTGCTCCGCTGGCTGCGTGTGGCGCCGAgtgagcaggcgctgtcgGCTGCGCACATGCTGGTGACGACGGTTTGTTACTTGCCGCTCAAGCTGGTGCTGGAGGCGTATCGTGCGTTTGTGATTGAGGCGCGGCATGGCTTTAACAAGCAGACGTGGGGCACGTTTGGCATGGATCACgtcaagcagctgctgctgagtGTGGTGCTgggtgcgccgctcgtggcgctgttGGTGAGTGTGATTCGATGGGCGGGCGATGCGTTTGTGGTGTACACGgtgctgctcgtgctggccgtGACGCTGTTTGGCTCGGTGATCTTCCCGACGTTCATTCAGCCGCTGTTCAACACGTTGACGCCCGTGCCGGAGGGCCGCCTGCGGGACCGcgtcacggcgctggcgacgtcgctgcgcttccCGCTCAAGCACCTGTACGTCATTGACGGGAGCAAGCGGAGTAGTCACTCGAATGCGTACTTTTACGGGGTCGTGCCGGGTGGCAGCAAGCACATTGTGCTGTACGACACGCTGATCGAGCACTCGACGCCCGCGGAGATTGAGGCGGTGCTTGCGCACGAGCTGGGGCACTGGTCGTACTCGCACCCCGTCAAGATGATGGCCGTGTCGTACGTGCAGAtcgccgcgctgctgacgcTCTTTACCGCGTTCATCCACAATGCGTCGCTCTATGAGGCGTTTGGCTTCCACGGACCGCCGCTGCCCGTGTGGATCGGCCTCGAGCTGTTCAGTCTCGTGCTGCATccgctcgatgcgctgctgcagtTTGGCATGCACGCCATGACGCGCCAGATGGAGTATGCCGCAGATGCGTTCGCGGTGCGTCTGCCGCGGCCGCAgggcgccgacgacggcaaGACGTAccaggagctgctgcagtcCTCGCTCATCAAGCTGCAGGTGCACAATCTGTCGACGATGCACCATGACGCACTCTTCAGTGCGTACCACCATAGTCACCCGACGCTGcccgagcgcctcgcggcgatcgagcgcgccgccaAAACCGACTAG
- a CDS encoding FHA domain protein: protein MTADEHGVAPDVWDDYPFLRLVKLSSDVLPSHKTVAIVDGRYGGVSIGRDKAFTPRLRLPSMEVSKHHANLFSTSRAPIRFSIADTGSMHGTYVRRRASTSYERLSPPKHASRPWTLEHLDVVRIGVQSTEFEVHLHDKEACDRCAVGLDGQNELSLAPTATKAARRPAAEPVVGDGRKQLKALKSMYVPRTVPQTSTAYRDRAAVRRRLYPPEPAPPAPPTTTTTTTVEPDIGRRMLQHMAQGADVPLLRQAPIVPRVTQGRAGLGSGRMVDADTYGRTK from the coding sequence ATGACcgccgacgagcacggcgtCGCCCCCGACGTGTGGGATGACTACCCCTTCCTACGTCTCGTCAAGCTGTCGTCGGATGTCTTGCCATCGCATAAAACGGTAGCGATCGTGGACGGGCGGTATGGAGGCGTGAGTATTGGGCGCGACAAGGCGTTTACCCCGCGACTTCGGCTGCCGTCGATGGAGGTGAGCAAGCACCATGCGAATCTGTTTTCTacgtcgcgcgcgcctaTTCGCTTTTCTATCGCAGATACGGGATCGATGCACGGCACGTATGTGCGACGGCGCGCTTCGACATCGTATGAGCGGCTATCGCCACCGAAGCACGCGAGTCGGCCATGGACGTTGGAGCATCTCGATGTCGTGCGTATTGGGGTTCAGAGCACGGAGTTTGAGGTACACTTGCACGACAAGGAAGCGTGTGACAGGTGCGCTGTGGGGCTGGACGGTCAAAATGAGCTGTCGTTAGCGCCGACCGCCACGAAAGCCGCACGACGTCCGGCCGCGGAGCCAGTCGTGGGCGATGGACGGaagcagctcaaggcgctcaaaAGCATGTATGTGCCACGCACGGTGCCGCAGACCAGCACTGCGTACCGTGATCGAGCGGCTGTGCGTCGCCGACTGTACCCGCCTGaacctgcgccgcctgcgccgccgacgacgacgacgacaacgacCGTGGAGCCGGACATAGGTCGGCggatgctgcagcacatggcCCAAGGCGCGGATGTGCCGCTCTTGCGGCAGGCACCGATTGTGCCGCGAGTGACGCAGGGCCGAGCTGGTCTCGGCAGCGGACGGATGGTGGATGCCGATACCTATGGGCGGACTAAATGA
- a CDS encoding elongation factor G: MRMNVASVARCATRARAMRWVRSLATQATPLATDIKPTESDLQRLLCQRNVGISAHIDSGKTTLTERVLYYTGRIKDIHEVRGRDEVGAKMDSMELEREKGITIQSAATYCNWKATPPTERSDMTGDAADTTEVTTQKKQDYHINIIDTPGHVDFTIEVERALRVLDGAVLVLCAVSGVQSQTMTVDRQMRRYSVPRLSFINKMDRAGANPFRVIEQIRTKLRMPAAAMQVPIGAEDDFAGLVDIVRWKAVYNEGTKGNVVRETDEIPAEVLELAKQKRQELIEQLSDVDDEMAEIFIEEREPTLEELVAAVRRATVACRFSPVFLGTAIKNKGVQALLDGMCAYLPNPMEVRAVANDTAVAKRLAAEANEAGEDVTAVQSTAQRGSEVQLVPATEAPLVGLAFKLEESRFGQLTYMRVYQGVLRRGGIIFNSRTGKKVKVPRLVRMHADDMEDVQEIGPGEICAMFGVECSSGDTFTDGSTALSMSAMFVPEPVISLSLTPEGKDTSVNFSRALNRFQKEDPTFRVHVDSESGETIISGMGELHLDIYVERMRREYNVPCTTGKPRVAFRETISQPATFNYTHKKQTGGAGQFGRVIGYIEPMKVDEDTGKDTAFVNSVVGGNIPPSYIPACEKGFHDGLEKGALAGYPVCGVRMVLEDGASHSVDSSELAFRIAAHAAFREAFRGAQPLILEPRMAVEVLAPVEFQGAVIGALNQRKGTIEDTEVREDDFTITAEVSLNDMFGFSSQLRGLTQGKGEFSMEYKKHEPVMPNVQADMEAAYKKSLERK, encoded by the coding sequence ATGCGAATGAACGTGGCATCCGTCGCGCGTTGCGCCACtcgtgcgcgcgccatgcgctggGTGCGCAGTCTTGCTACGCAAGCGACACCGCTAGCGACGGATATCAAGCCCACCGAGTCGGATCTCCAGCGCTTGCTGTGCCAGCGGAATGTCGGTATTAGTGCGCACATTGACAGCGGCAAGACGACGCTGACGGAGCGTGTGCTGTACTACACGGGCCGTATCAAGGACATCCACGAGGTGCGTGGACGTGATGAAGTCGGCGCCAAAATGGACAGCATGGAGCTGGAGCGTGAGAAGGGTATTACGATCCAGTCGGCTGCGACGTACTGCAACTGGAAAgcgacgccgccgaccGAGCGCAGTGACATGACGGGTGATGCGGCCGATACGACGGAGGTTACGACGCAGAAGAAGCAGGACTACCACATCAATATTATCGACACGCCGGGCCACGTCGACTTTACGATCGAGgtcgagcgtgcgctgcgtgtgtTGGACGGAgcggtgctggtgctgtGTGCCGTCTCGGGTGTGCAGTCTCAGACGATGACGGTGGACCGCCAGATGCGCCGGTACAGTGTGCCGCGTCTGTCGTTTATCAACAAGATGGACCGCGCAGGTGCGAACCCGTTCCGTGTGATTGAGCAGATCCGGACCAAGCTGCGTatgccggcggcggcgatgcaggTGCCGATCGGGGCGGAGGACGACTTTGCTGGGCTGGTCGACATTGTGCGCTGGAAGGCCGTGTACAACGAAGGCACGAAGGGCAATGTCGTGCGTGAGACGGACGAGATTCCtgccgaggtgctggagctggcGAAGCAAAAGCGCCAGGAGCTGATTGAGCAGCTGTCGGATGTGGATGACGAGATGGCGGAGATCTTTatcgaggagcgcgagccgacgctggaagagcttgtggcggcggtgcgtcgcgcgaCGGTCGCCTGCCGCTTCTCGCCCGTGTTCCTCGGCACGGCGATCAAGAACAAGggcgtgcaggcgctgttGGACGGTATGTGTGCGTACCTGCCGAATCCGATGGAGGTGCGTGCCGTTGCGAACGACACGGCGGTGGCCAAGCGTctggcggcggaggcgaACGAGGCCGGCGAGGACGTGACGGCGGTGCAgtcgacggcgcagcgcggcagTGAGGTGCAACTGGTGCCGgcgaccgaggcgccgctggtggGTCTGGCGTTCAAGCTGGAAGAGAGCCGCTTTGGCCAGCTGACGTACATGCGTGTGTACCAGggtgtgctgcgccgcggcggcatcATCTTCAACTCGCGTACGGGCAAGAAGGTCAAGGTGCCGCGTCTGGTGCGTATgcacgccgacgacatggaggaTGTGCAGGAGATTGGCCCTGGCGAGATCTGCGCCATGTTTGGTGTGGAGTGCTCGTCGGGCGACACGTTCACCGACggcagcacggcgctgtcgATGTCGGCGATGTTTGTGCCTGAGCCGGTCATTTCGCTGTCGCTGACGCCTGAGGGCAAGGACACGAGCGTGAACTTCTCGCGCGCGCTGAACCGCTTCCAGAAGGAGGACCCGACGTTCCGTGTGCACGTCGACAGTGAGTCGGGCGAGACGATCATTTCGGGCATGGGCGAGCTGCACCTGGACATTTAcgtggagcgcatgcgccgcgagtACAATGTGCCGTGCACGACGGGcaagccgcgcgtcgcgttcCGCGAGACGATCTCGCAGCCAGCGACGTTCAACTACACGCACAAGAAGCAGACGGGTGGTGCGGGTCAGTTTGGTCGTGTGATCGGCTACATTGAGCCGATGAAGGTCGACGAGGACACGGGCAAGGACACGGCGTTTGTGAacagcgtcgtcggcggcaaCATTCCGCCGAGCTACATTCCCGCGTGTGAGAAGGGCTTCCACGACGGTCTCGAGAAGGGCGCGCTCGCCGGCTACCCGGTGTGTGGTGTGCGCATGGTGCTCGAGGACGGTGCGTCGCACAGCGTCGACTCGAGCGAGCTGGCGTTCCGCAtcgctgcgcacgccgcgttCCGCGAGGCGTTCCGCGGCGCCCAGCCGCTCATTCTCGAGCCACGCATGGCCGTCGAAGTGCTCGCGCCCGTCGAGTTCCAAGGCGCGGTGATCGGCGCGCTCAACCAGCGCAAGGGCACGATCGAGGACACCGAGGTGCGCGAAGACGACTTTACGATCACGGCGGAGGTGTCGCTGAACGACATGTTTGGCTTCTCGAGCCAGCTGCGTGGCCTGACGCAGGGCAAGGGCGAGTTTTCTATGGAGTACAAGAAGCACGAGCCTGTCATGCCCAATGTCCAGGCCGACATGGAAGCCGCCTACAAAAAGAGCCTCGAGCGCAAGTAG
- a CDS encoding STE24 endopeptidase, which translates to MIAGWIQALCAVLDTPAVPWHQVASALTTLEYVVHMYVLQRQAPLYERTQLPPALAPFVNARDFAARQRASRAIVRWEMVTHTARYVLTMLRIVFLANALAWTWAGRLVQHSEKGQMVAYVCVLPALFFPFEQLVHAGELYMAQRQLSPASLAPWRTHLRDFFVMLPFRLLFSLAFVVCGVAFAVYVGEMLPAYMIALGALYIAFVSFVYPRAVRPFFDQPVVLDSGALYTRARAVAAKLGLPLEHVFLATQNTSDGGAYCFGSRTFCVVVLDRLASDAEIEAVLARAMVPWTLRHPRILTLCAAVPRALWVLGMALLVRNASLGRAFGFDDVPLPVGWDLAACLVQPVVALASFAVHVVQHRLCFEADAHAVRLEPKAGSLARAIATLDVAHLLMASAYDDALYSAYERDTPTPAQRIMALAT; encoded by the coding sequence ATGATCGCCGGCTGGATCCAGGCCTTGTGTGCGGTGCTCGACACGCCTGCGGTGCCGTGGCACCAAGTCGCGAGTGCGCTGACGACGCTCGAGTACGTCGTGCACATGTacgtcctgcagcgccaggcgccgctgtatgagcgcacgcagctgccgccggcgctggcgccgtTTGTCAATGCGCGCGACTTTGCCGCGCGCCAGCGGGCGAGTCGCGCGATCGTGCGCTGGGAGATGGTCACGCACACGGCGCGCTACGTGCTCACGAtgctgcgcatcgtctTTCTCGCGAACGCGCTGGCATGGACGTGGGCGGGgcgcctcgtgcagcacagcgagAAGGGGCAGATGGTGGCGTACGTGTGCGTCCTCCCGGCGCTCTTTTTCCCGttcgagcagctcgtccacgcGGGTGAGCTGTacatggcgcagcggcagctgTCGCCTGCCTcgctggcgccgtggcgtACGCACCTGCGCGACTTTTTCGTCATGCTGCCGTTCCGCCTCCTTTTCAGCCTCGCGTTCGTGGTGTGTGGCGTTGCGTTCGCCGTCTACGTCGGCGAGATGCTGCCGGCGTACATGatcgcgctcggcgcctTGTACATCGCGTTCGTGTCGTTCGTGTACccgcgcgccgtgcgcccGTTCTTCGACCAGCccgtcgtgctcgacaGCGGTGCGCTGTACACACGCGCCCgggccgtggcggcgaAGCTGGGCCTGCCGCTGGAGCATGTGTTCCTCGCGACGCAGAACACCTCGGACGGCGGCGCCTACTGCTTCGGCTCACGCACGTTCTGCGTCGTGGTGCTCGATCGCCTCGCGAGCGATGCAGAGATCGAGGCTGTGctcgcgcgtgcgatggTGCCGTGGACGCTGCGTCATCCGAGGATACTCACGCTGTGTGCGGCGGTGCCGAGGGCGCTGTGGGTGCTgggcatggcgctgctcgtgcggAATGCGTCGCTGGGGCGCGCTTTTGGctttgacgacgtgccgctcCCCGTCGGCTGGGACCTCGCcgcgtgcctcgtgcaGCCTGTCGTGGCCCTGGCGAGCTTCGCCGTGCACGTTGTGCAGCACCGGCTGTGCTTCGAGGcggatgcgcatgccgtgcgcctcgagccGAAGGCGGGCagcttggcgcgcgcgatcgcgacgctcgacgTCGCGCATCTGCTCATGGCGTccgcgtacgacgacgcgctgtACAGCGCATACGAGCGCGACACTCCGACGCCCGCACAGCGTATCATGGCGCTCGCTACGTAA